In Microbulbifer celer, a single window of DNA contains:
- a CDS encoding M20/M25/M40 family metallo-hydrolase: protein MLKPVLRFTGGIAAAVLMASVHAVPLDKEDLSVAEVLRERALESSDAYSLVESLTVEVGPRRAGTEGDKRAVAWAQQKMKKLGFDRVYTEQIDVKRWARGHAHAEVTAPYPQPLVVSSLGYGAATPKGGLTAEIVEFADVEALINAPEKKIKGKIAFINKRMERARTGEGYGPAVQGRSRGMRAAAEKGAAALLLRSVGTDSDRFAHTGMMSIDGVENPVPALALSAPDANLLEAMLERGKPVEVKLDVENQRLADGPSFNVVGEVVGREKPEEVVLIGAHLDSWDEGTGALDDGAGVAIVMETARLISELPQRPRRTLRVVLFGAEEIGLVGARQYVDAHKDDLDKIIMVSESDFGAGKVWRFDTRIPESKFAIADQMMQLLAPLGIERGNNESSGGPDSSVFVANGVPAMGLYQDGTDYFDYHHTPNDTLDKVDPENLKQNVAAWVVMSFLAAEMEGDFGRVPAEH, encoded by the coding sequence ATGCTGAAACCTGTTTTGCGCTTTACCGGCGGCATTGCCGCTGCAGTGCTGATGGCGAGTGTCCATGCTGTGCCGCTGGATAAAGAAGACCTGTCCGTGGCCGAAGTATTGCGGGAGCGCGCACTGGAATCTTCCGACGCATACAGCCTGGTGGAATCGCTTACCGTGGAAGTCGGACCGCGCCGCGCCGGCACCGAGGGCGACAAGCGCGCTGTTGCCTGGGCGCAGCAGAAGATGAAAAAACTCGGTTTTGACCGCGTTTACACCGAGCAAATCGACGTAAAACGCTGGGCGCGGGGGCACGCGCACGCCGAGGTCACCGCCCCCTATCCACAGCCGCTGGTAGTCAGTTCCCTCGGTTACGGTGCCGCCACGCCTAAAGGCGGCCTGACCGCAGAGATCGTCGAATTTGCAGATGTGGAAGCATTGATCAATGCGCCCGAAAAGAAGATCAAAGGCAAAATCGCCTTTATCAACAAGCGTATGGAGCGCGCCCGCACCGGTGAAGGCTACGGCCCCGCGGTACAGGGCCGCAGCCGTGGCATGCGTGCCGCAGCTGAGAAAGGCGCCGCCGCGTTGTTACTGCGCTCAGTGGGCACCGATTCCGATCGCTTCGCACACACTGGCATGATGTCCATCGACGGCGTTGAAAACCCGGTGCCGGCGCTGGCGCTTTCCGCCCCGGATGCCAACCTGCTCGAAGCCATGCTGGAGCGTGGCAAGCCGGTAGAAGTAAAACTGGACGTGGAAAACCAGCGCCTGGCCGACGGTCCGTCTTTCAATGTTGTTGGTGAAGTAGTCGGCCGCGAGAAACCGGAAGAAGTGGTGCTGATCGGTGCCCACCTGGACAGTTGGGATGAAGGCACCGGTGCCCTCGACGACGGGGCCGGCGTGGCCATCGTGATGGAAACCGCGCGCCTTATCTCCGAACTGCCCCAGCGCCCCCGCCGTACCCTGCGTGTCGTGCTGTTTGGTGCCGAGGAAATTGGCCTGGTTGGCGCGCGTCAGTATGTGGATGCCCATAAAGACGATCTGGACAAAATCATCATGGTCTCAGAGTCCGATTTCGGCGCCGGCAAGGTATGGCGCTTTGACACTCGGATCCCGGAGAGCAAATTCGCCATCGCCGATCAGATGATGCAGTTGCTGGCGCCACTGGGCATCGAGCGCGGCAACAACGAATCTTCCGGCGGCCCGGACAGCAGTGTCTTCGTTGCCAACGGCGTACCGGCCATGGGCCTGTACCAGGACGGTACCGATTATTTCGATTATCACCACACGCCCAACGATACCCTGGACAAGGTGGACCCGGAAAACCTGAAGCAGAACGTTGCCGCCTGGGTGGTGATGTCTTTCCTCGCTGCGGAAATGGAAGGCGACTTCGGACGGGTGCCGGCCGAACACTGA
- a CDS encoding TSUP family transporter, with translation MTAFTGELTSLTLVILTAVAFAAGFISSIAGAGGMITLPALLWAGIPPLDALGTNKFQSVFGTLSSTLNFFRKGHLDFRPLWPGLLAAAIGSAVGTWSVTRLGGEQLRTLLPILLIAIALYFAFSPSISDLDRKPRMGNGSFNVFIGGGIGLYGGFFGPGMGSFYALAFAALLGYNMRRATAHTKPLVLATNTTSMLLFMAGGHLLWGLAICMSVAQFVGARLGSNLVIARGVGLVRPVIIVATLLVAVKLLLEA, from the coding sequence GTGACGGCGTTTACCGGTGAATTGACATCCTTGACGCTGGTTATTCTGACCGCGGTCGCCTTTGCTGCCGGTTTTATCAGCTCCATCGCCGGTGCCGGCGGTATGATCACATTGCCGGCGCTGTTGTGGGCCGGGATTCCCCCGCTGGATGCCCTGGGGACCAACAAGTTTCAGAGCGTGTTCGGTACCCTGTCTTCCACCCTGAACTTTTTCCGCAAAGGCCATCTTGATTTTCGTCCCTTGTGGCCTGGATTACTGGCAGCGGCGATAGGCTCTGCAGTCGGGACCTGGAGCGTGACCCGGCTCGGTGGGGAGCAGTTGCGCACCTTGCTGCCAATCCTGCTGATTGCAATCGCGCTGTACTTTGCCTTTTCTCCCAGCATCTCCGATCTCGACCGCAAGCCCCGCATGGGCAATGGTTCGTTTAACGTGTTTATCGGGGGCGGGATCGGCTTGTACGGCGGATTTTTCGGGCCGGGGATGGGCTCCTTTTACGCCCTCGCTTTTGCTGCACTACTGGGGTACAACATGCGTAGGGCCACCGCGCATACCAAACCGCTGGTGCTCGCCACCAATACCACGTCCATGTTGCTGTTTATGGCCGGTGGTCACCTGTTGTGGGGGCTTGCGATCTGTATGTCTGTTGCCCAATTCGTGGGTGCGCGTCTCGGCTCCAACCTAGTGATCGCCCGTGGGGTGGGCCTGGTGAGACCAGTCATTATTGTTGCCACCCTGTTGGTGGCTGTGAAACTGTTACTGGAGGCGTAA
- a CDS encoding lysophospholipid acyltransferase family protein — protein sequence MASNRKPTIPAQLPDEMPRAGNGFTGGIGLLIVKLLGWRLEGEFPPEKKLMVALAPHTSNWDFVVAMPFIMALKLKASWLMKREAFFFPFKNLFKWLGGIPTDRAAAGGMAKQVASQFRQNEKMWVAITPEGTRQKTARWKNGFLRIAYAANVPVLLVAWDFPTKRVVVDSLYRPTGKLDVDMQEIQKRFHKYQGRNPENQTDFVDVP from the coding sequence GTGGCGAGCAATAGAAAACCCACCATTCCGGCCCAGTTACCCGATGAGATGCCGCGAGCCGGCAACGGCTTTACCGGGGGCATCGGGCTGCTAATCGTGAAACTGCTCGGATGGCGTCTCGAAGGAGAGTTCCCGCCGGAGAAAAAGCTGATGGTGGCTCTGGCCCCGCACACCTCCAACTGGGACTTTGTGGTGGCGATGCCATTTATCATGGCCCTTAAACTCAAAGCCTCCTGGCTGATGAAGCGAGAGGCCTTTTTCTTCCCGTTCAAGAACCTGTTCAAATGGCTCGGTGGGATTCCCACGGACCGCGCCGCTGCGGGTGGCATGGCCAAGCAGGTTGCCAGCCAGTTCCGGCAGAATGAAAAAATGTGGGTGGCGATCACCCCGGAAGGCACGCGTCAGAAAACCGCGCGCTGGAAAAACGGGTTTCTGCGTATTGCCTATGCCGCCAATGTACCGGTATTGCTGGTAGCCTGGGATTTTCCCACCAAACGTGTGGTGGTGGACTCCCTGTATCGTCCGACCGGTAAACTGGACGTGGATATGCAAGAAATCCAGAAGCGTTTTCACAAGTACCAGGGACGTAATCCGGAAAACCAGACCGATTTTGTCGATGTGCCGTGA
- the prfC gene encoding peptide chain release factor 3, translated as MAQSSSLAGISGRRTFAIISHPDAGKTTVTEKLLLFGNAIQLAGSVKGKKGPHARSDWMSMEQERGISVTSSVMQFPYKERVVNLLDTPGHEDFSEDTYRVLTAVDSALMVIDGAKGVEDRTIKLMNVCRLRTTPILSFINKLDRDIRDPIEVMDEIEEVLNIQAAPINWPLGSGQHFKGVYNLYTDTIHVFKQGQGHTIPEDVQIKGLDSDEATELLGEEAEEIRDEIELVRGATHEFDLEAYRAGELTPVFFGTALGNFGVREMLDGFVEWAPGPQPRATNERTVQPDEDKFSGFVFKIQANMDPKHRDRIAFMRVCSGTYGRGMKMKHVRIGKDIKIADAVTFMAGDRTHVEEAIAGDIIGLHNHGTIQIGDTFTEGEALKFTGIPNFAPELFRRIRLKDPLKLKQLQKGLQQLSEEGSTQVFFPLDNNDIIVGAVGVLQFEVVAYRLKDEYKVEAIYENVSVNTARWVDSESAKELENFKRKASTHLAVDGSGHLTYLAPTRVNLQLAEERYPDVRFYATREH; from the coding sequence ATGGCCCAATCTTCCTCCCTGGCGGGCATCAGTGGCCGCCGTACCTTCGCCATCATTTCCCACCCGGACGCCGGTAAAACCACGGTGACCGAGAAGCTGCTGCTGTTCGGGAACGCGATCCAGCTGGCAGGTTCGGTAAAGGGCAAAAAGGGTCCCCACGCCCGTTCCGACTGGATGAGCATGGAACAGGAGCGGGGCATCTCGGTGACGTCTTCTGTTATGCAGTTCCCTTACAAGGAGCGAGTGGTGAACCTGCTGGATACCCCGGGGCACGAAGACTTCTCCGAGGATACCTACCGGGTACTTACTGCGGTGGATTCCGCGCTGATGGTGATCGATGGCGCCAAGGGCGTTGAGGATCGCACCATCAAGCTGATGAACGTGTGTCGCCTGCGCACCACGCCGATTCTGTCCTTCATCAACAAGCTCGATCGCGATATCCGCGACCCCATCGAAGTGATGGATGAGATCGAAGAGGTACTGAATATTCAGGCTGCGCCAATCAACTGGCCACTGGGCTCAGGGCAACACTTCAAGGGCGTGTACAACCTGTATACCGACACCATTCATGTGTTCAAACAGGGGCAGGGGCACACCATTCCGGAAGATGTGCAGATCAAGGGGCTGGACTCCGACGAGGCCACCGAGTTGCTGGGCGAAGAGGCGGAAGAGATCCGCGATGAAATCGAACTGGTGCGCGGTGCCACCCACGAGTTTGACCTGGAGGCCTACCGGGCCGGTGAGTTGACGCCTGTGTTCTTCGGCACCGCGCTTGGCAACTTCGGGGTGCGTGAAATGCTCGACGGTTTTGTGGAATGGGCGCCGGGCCCCCAGCCGCGGGCAACCAACGAACGTACCGTGCAACCGGACGAAGACAAATTCTCCGGGTTCGTTTTCAAGATCCAGGCGAATATGGATCCGAAGCACCGCGACCGCATCGCGTTTATGCGCGTGTGTTCCGGTACCTACGGTCGCGGCATGAAAATGAAACACGTGCGTATCGGCAAGGATATTAAAATCGCCGACGCCGTCACCTTTATGGCCGGAGACCGCACCCATGTGGAAGAGGCCATTGCCGGCGATATCATCGGCCTGCACAACCACGGCACCATCCAGATTGGCGATACCTTTACCGAAGGCGAAGCGCTCAAGTTTACTGGTATCCCCAACTTCGCACCGGAACTGTTCCGCCGTATCCGGTTGAAAGATCCACTAAAATTAAAGCAGCTGCAGAAAGGTCTGCAACAGCTCTCGGAAGAGGGGTCCACCCAGGTATTTTTCCCGCTCGACAATAACGACATCATTGTCGGCGCTGTGGGGGTGCTGCAGTTTGAAGTGGTGGCCTACCGCTTGAAAGACGAATACAAAGTGGAGGCCATCTACGAAAACGTCAGCGTGAATACCGCGCGCTGGGTGGACAGTGAGAGTGCCAAGGAACTGGAAAACTTCAAACGCAAGGCCAGCACCCACCTGGCGGTAGATGGCTCCGGTCACCTGACTTACCTGGCGCCTACCAGGGTGAACCTGCAGCTTGCAGAAGAGCGCTACCCGGATGTGCGTTTCTACGCGACCCGCGAGCACTGA
- a CDS encoding TonB-dependent receptor domain-containing protein, with amino-acid sequence MMMQRFYWQGISAAVAMAVAGVQAQELDRQESVQDDAQMETVVVTATGFEQKITDAPASISVISQDEIQSRPFTTLLDAVKYQEGVDIGSTRDKTGQGSISMRGLTGDYTLVLIDGKRQNNHGDIYPNNFGGNQFNHIPPQDAIERIEVIRGPASTLYGADALGGVINVITKRHSDEWSGGASFGRSLQTNENFGDDLTTDFDVIGPLVPGVLSLGVHGSVYERLASNPEFQPAVDPNGDVHVRSMGFGSGGRTVDNTSEQYGLSLSWTVSDSQFVRFNYDTSEQVYDNTPTFDVNTGEINYPLGTKDNIESVWATRGGQVNPRTGYAADQMFTRDWWSLSHEGDWGFASSSLSLSYVDTHNAGRTLPFTVAERLELQAMYDGSGEYAGMSEEARKALAEETFLPRPSRTLASNQYTLDARMDIPLSGFAGDHALVVGGQLIDGELQDDVFGMEDNAAGGVQDHQMYSLFVEDNWTPVGGMTVTAGVRYDNHDQFGSQVSPRLYSVYSLTDNWTVKGGVSTGYKTPLTTDLYDGITGFGGQGTSPFAGNPDLEPETSVNSELAVYWTAPSGLHNFNATYFQTDFKDKIARGDTILSCESTGGARPCVNLGEYDALGYQTYSQKINVDEVEVSGVELAGQVSLSPSWSLRGNYTWIDSEQKSGAQAGQPLTNTAEHMANATLDWQATADLDVYLQAELRSDRYRDWDNVLDKPLYFENYEVLNLGARLRINEYVSVNGRINNLLDEDFTSYSTSYTDLNGDGVYDYVTGRGAVSEVVFTDDYNVKDKARSFWVGVNVSF; translated from the coding sequence ATGATGATGCAACGCTTTTATTGGCAAGGGATTAGCGCGGCTGTGGCCATGGCCGTTGCGGGGGTGCAGGCGCAGGAATTGGACAGACAGGAATCGGTCCAGGACGACGCGCAGATGGAGACCGTAGTGGTTACCGCCACCGGTTTCGAGCAGAAAATTACCGATGCACCCGCCAGTATCTCGGTCATCAGTCAGGATGAGATTCAGTCCCGCCCCTTCACGACGTTGCTGGATGCCGTGAAATACCAGGAAGGGGTCGATATCGGCAGCACCCGCGATAAAACCGGGCAGGGCTCCATCAGTATGCGCGGCCTCACCGGCGATTACACCCTGGTGTTGATCGATGGCAAGCGCCAGAACAACCACGGTGATATTTACCCGAACAATTTCGGTGGCAACCAGTTCAATCACATCCCGCCCCAGGATGCCATTGAGCGGATCGAGGTGATTCGCGGGCCGGCGTCCACGTTGTACGGTGCCGATGCCCTCGGTGGTGTGATCAATGTGATCACCAAGCGCCATTCCGATGAGTGGAGTGGCGGCGCCAGTTTTGGCCGCAGTCTGCAGACCAATGAAAACTTTGGCGATGATCTCACCACCGATTTCGATGTGATCGGCCCGCTGGTACCCGGTGTGCTGAGTCTTGGTGTGCACGGCAGCGTGTATGAGCGCCTGGCCTCGAACCCGGAATTCCAGCCCGCGGTGGATCCCAATGGCGATGTGCATGTGCGCTCCATGGGCTTCGGCAGTGGTGGTCGCACAGTGGATAACACCAGTGAACAGTACGGTCTGAGCCTGTCATGGACGGTCAGCGACAGCCAGTTTGTCCGTTTCAACTACGATACCTCCGAGCAGGTCTACGACAACACGCCGACGTTCGATGTCAATACGGGTGAGATCAACTACCCCCTGGGCACCAAAGATAATATCGAGTCCGTGTGGGCGACCCGCGGCGGACAGGTCAACCCCCGTACCGGCTACGCGGCGGATCAGATGTTTACCCGCGACTGGTGGTCCCTGTCCCATGAGGGCGATTGGGGCTTCGCGTCCAGCAGTCTCTCCCTGAGCTATGTGGATACCCATAATGCCGGGCGTACCCTGCCGTTTACCGTGGCTGAGCGTCTGGAGCTGCAGGCAATGTACGATGGTAGCGGCGAATATGCGGGGATGAGTGAAGAGGCGCGCAAGGCCCTGGCGGAAGAGACATTCCTGCCGCGTCCATCCCGCACCCTCGCCAGCAATCAGTACACCCTGGATGCGCGTATGGATATCCCGCTGTCCGGGTTCGCCGGTGATCACGCGCTGGTCGTCGGTGGCCAGCTGATCGATGGCGAGTTGCAGGATGATGTGTTCGGTATGGAAGACAATGCCGCCGGCGGTGTGCAGGATCACCAGATGTACTCCCTGTTTGTGGAAGACAACTGGACGCCCGTGGGGGGCATGACGGTCACTGCGGGGGTGCGTTACGACAACCACGATCAGTTCGGTAGCCAGGTCTCCCCACGTCTCTACAGTGTCTATTCCCTGACTGACAATTGGACCGTGAAAGGCGGTGTAAGCACCGGCTACAAAACCCCGCTGACTACCGACCTTTATGACGGCATCACCGGTTTTGGCGGTCAGGGTACTTCGCCTTTTGCCGGTAACCCGGACCTGGAGCCGGAAACCAGCGTCAACTCAGAGTTGGCGGTGTACTGGACGGCTCCGTCCGGGCTGCACAACTTCAATGCCACTTACTTCCAGACGGACTTCAAGGACAAGATTGCCCGTGGCGATACCATCCTGAGCTGTGAAAGCACCGGTGGCGCCCGCCCGTGTGTGAACCTGGGGGAATACGATGCGCTCGGCTACCAGACCTACAGCCAGAAGATCAATGTGGACGAGGTGGAAGTCAGCGGTGTAGAGCTGGCCGGGCAGGTATCGCTATCACCGAGCTGGTCACTACGGGGCAACTACACCTGGATCGACAGCGAGCAGAAGAGCGGTGCACAGGCGGGGCAACCACTCACCAACACCGCCGAGCATATGGCCAACGCGACCCTCGATTGGCAGGCTACCGCGGATCTGGATGTCTACCTGCAGGCAGAACTGCGTTCCGACCGCTACCGCGACTGGGACAATGTGCTGGACAAGCCCCTGTACTTTGAAAACTACGAGGTGCTGAACCTGGGGGCGCGCCTGCGGATCAACGAGTATGTGTCCGTCAACGGGCGCATCAATAACCTGTTGGATGAGGATTTCACCTCTTACAGCACCTCCTACACAGACCTCAATGGCGATGGCGTATACGACTATGTCACCGGCCGCGGCGCGGTGAGCGAGGTGGTGTTTACCGATGACTACAACGTCAAAGACAAGGCTCGCAGCTTCTGGGTCGGGGTGAATGTCTCTTTCTAG
- a CDS encoding aminopeptidase P family protein → MSEASIRALQDLLGQHGLQGFLIPRCDEYQNEYVPAADERLAWLTGFTGSAGLAAITTRGSALFVDGRYTLQAEQQIAEQPLALENLSPPDIANWLCDTLNEGDTLGFDPRLHTEPGLAPLKKRLQECGIALQPTENNLVDSLWIDRPETPAGAARPHPMCFTGEDATSKRQRIAQLIAAKNQDALWLPNPEVCAWLFNIRGDDIPHLPVALSMGALYSDGSATLYLADNAISDTLRQHLGAEVELVTEKSDLFKAAERRHLQQVWTDPSLTNCWTLQALRNLEIKLLLERDPITSAKACKNSVELEGSRAAHIRDGAALCEFLAELPEAVKGTKFGELEAVQLLRSKREQREGFTDDSFDSISGYRGNGAIVHYRVTPESSLSMAPEGIYLIDSGGQYPDGTTDVTRTVALGPVPSQARDHFTRVLKGHIAIATLKFPVGTCGEQIDALARRALWDAGLDYAHGTGHGVGSFLSVHEGPQRIGKANTNVALEAGMIVSNEPGFYLTGEYGIRIENLILAKQAENYPGFLEFETLTLAPIDRQLVEPLLLSDSELGWLNDYHQKVRETLLPLVNEPTREWLQHATLPIAAE, encoded by the coding sequence ATGAGCGAAGCTTCAATCCGCGCATTGCAGGACCTACTGGGCCAGCACGGCTTGCAGGGTTTTCTGATCCCGCGTTGCGACGAGTATCAGAATGAATACGTACCCGCTGCCGATGAACGGCTTGCCTGGCTTACCGGCTTTACCGGCTCAGCCGGACTCGCCGCGATTACCACGCGTGGTTCGGCGCTGTTTGTAGACGGTCGCTATACCCTGCAGGCGGAGCAACAGATCGCTGAACAGCCACTGGCGCTGGAAAACCTGTCGCCACCGGACATTGCCAACTGGCTGTGCGACACGCTGAACGAAGGGGACACACTGGGATTCGATCCGCGGCTGCATACCGAGCCCGGCCTCGCCCCACTGAAAAAGAGACTCCAGGAGTGCGGCATCGCCCTGCAGCCGACGGAAAACAATCTCGTCGACAGCCTGTGGATAGATCGCCCGGAAACACCAGCGGGCGCCGCGCGGCCGCACCCGATGTGTTTCACCGGTGAAGACGCCACCAGTAAACGCCAGCGCATCGCGCAGTTGATAGCGGCCAAAAATCAGGATGCCCTGTGGCTGCCCAATCCCGAGGTGTGTGCGTGGCTGTTCAATATCCGCGGTGACGATATCCCTCACCTGCCCGTTGCCCTCTCCATGGGGGCTCTCTACAGTGACGGCAGTGCCACGCTCTACCTGGCGGACAACGCGATCAGCGACACATTGCGTCAGCACCTGGGTGCCGAAGTGGAGCTGGTGACGGAGAAATCCGACCTGTTCAAGGCGGCCGAGCGTCGCCACCTGCAACAGGTGTGGACGGACCCGTCACTCACCAATTGCTGGACGCTGCAGGCGTTGAGAAATCTCGAGATCAAACTTTTACTCGAACGGGATCCGATCACCAGTGCCAAGGCGTGCAAAAACAGCGTCGAGCTGGAAGGCAGCCGTGCCGCCCATATCCGCGATGGCGCCGCCCTGTGCGAGTTTCTGGCAGAGCTGCCGGAAGCCGTGAAAGGTACAAAGTTCGGCGAGCTGGAAGCGGTACAACTGCTGCGCAGCAAGCGGGAACAACGAGAGGGATTTACTGACGACAGCTTCGATTCCATTTCCGGGTACCGCGGCAATGGCGCTATCGTGCACTATCGGGTAACACCGGAATCCAGCCTAAGCATGGCGCCGGAGGGAATCTACCTGATCGACTCCGGCGGCCAGTATCCGGACGGCACCACGGATGTCACCCGCACTGTCGCCCTGGGCCCCGTTCCCAGCCAGGCGCGCGATCACTTCACCCGGGTACTGAAAGGCCATATCGCCATTGCCACCCTCAAGTTCCCGGTCGGCACCTGCGGGGAGCAGATTGATGCCCTCGCGCGCCGCGCCCTGTGGGACGCCGGACTGGATTATGCCCACGGCACCGGACACGGTGTAGGGAGCTTTCTGAGTGTGCATGAGGGCCCGCAGCGAATCGGCAAGGCGAACACCAATGTCGCGCTAGAAGCGGGCATGATCGTTTCCAACGAACCGGGCTTTTACCTGACCGGCGAATACGGTATTCGTATCGAAAACCTGATTCTTGCCAAGCAGGCAGAAAATTACCCCGGCTTTCTCGAGTTTGAAACACTCACGCTGGCGCCCATTGACCGCCAGCTGGTAGAACCACTATTACTGTCCGACAGCGAGCTTGGGTGGCTGAACGACTATCACCAGAAAGTCCGGGAAACACTGCTGCCACTGGTCAACGAACCGACCCGCGAATGGCTGCAACACGCTACGCTGCCGATCGCGGCAGAATAG
- a CDS encoding alpha/beta fold hydrolase translates to MGMVCKKMVSGLVLPALIALVLSVSARATESPFDIYPIHFATIDGTAIAYQDMGPPDGEPVLLIMGLGAQMLHWGDPLVRGLLKQGYRVILLDNRDAGLSQKFYALSAPPIWWALVKQKVGITPKPFYTLSDMASDAVGVLDTLNIQRAHIVGASMGGMIAQVFAAENPQRVRSLTSIMSSSGAPNLPEPAQAAVSALASGAESSLTLEGELDKRVEIARTIGSPRYFSETYARALAKRVVSRGTYPPGTVRQFLAILASGDRSPLLNKLQLPVLVIHGDADPLLPIAHGRDTAQKIPDAHFVAIRDMGHALEPAVSRLVLEQLIPFFDAVRAQPQISEAGR, encoded by the coding sequence ATGGGTATGGTGTGTAAGAAAATGGTCAGCGGGTTAGTGTTGCCGGCGCTGATTGCTTTAGTGCTTTCTGTATCCGCTCGGGCGACAGAAAGCCCGTTTGATATTTATCCCATCCATTTCGCCACCATTGACGGTACTGCCATCGCCTATCAGGACATGGGCCCGCCGGATGGGGAGCCGGTCCTTCTGATTATGGGGCTGGGGGCGCAGATGCTGCACTGGGGTGATCCCCTGGTTCGGGGCCTTTTAAAGCAGGGGTACCGGGTGATTTTGCTGGATAACCGGGATGCTGGGTTGTCGCAAAAATTTTATGCGCTGTCAGCACCGCCCATCTGGTGGGCATTGGTTAAACAGAAAGTCGGGATCACACCCAAGCCTTTCTATACCCTTTCAGACATGGCCTCGGATGCCGTGGGCGTGCTGGATACGCTGAATATTCAACGCGCCCACATTGTCGGCGCGTCCATGGGCGGTATGATCGCCCAGGTTTTTGCCGCAGAAAATCCGCAGCGTGTCCGCAGTCTTACTTCCATCATGTCGAGTTCCGGCGCGCCAAATCTGCCGGAGCCCGCTCAGGCTGCTGTCTCGGCATTGGCGTCCGGCGCCGAATCGTCACTGACCTTGGAGGGGGAGTTGGACAAGCGGGTGGAGATCGCGCGCACCATCGGTTCTCCCAGATACTTCAGTGAAACCTATGCGCGCGCGCTGGCGAAGCGCGTGGTGAGTCGGGGAACTTACCCGCCAGGTACCGTACGTCAGTTTCTGGCGATACTCGCCAGCGGGGATCGCTCCCCGTTACTGAACAAGTTGCAGTTGCCTGTGCTGGTTATTCACGGTGATGCTGATCCGTTATTACCTATTGCGCATGGCCGCGATACGGCACAAAAAATCCCTGATGCACACTTTGTGGCCATTCGTGATATGGGGCACGCGCTTGAGCCGGCGGTGAGTCGGCTGGTGCTGGAGCAGCTGATACCGTTTTTCGACGCTGTACGGGCGCAACCGCAGATTTCCGAAGCGGGCAGGTAA